The Haloarcula sp. CBA1127 genomic interval CTTGGGACGGACATCGAGCCGGAGTACGTGGAGAATCCGATCCCCGAGGACGTGTACGTCCACGACACCTGTGCCGACTTCTCGAAGATGCACGAGGCGACAGGCTGGGAACCGGAGATCAGCTTCGAAGAGGGCATCGAGCTGGTCTGTGCGCCGTATACGTAGGGAACTGGTGACGGTCGTCGTCCCAACGCTGGGTCTTTATTCGCCGCCCGTGGAGGCGATAGTATGGAACAACAGGTTCGCGTGCTCGGCGTGCCGATGGACCTCGGCGCTGACCGGCGCGGCGTCGACATGGGACCATCAGCGATACGGTACGGCGGCCTCGCCGACCAGTTGTCGGATATTGGTATCGACTGCATCGACGGCGGCGACATCGCCGTGCCACGACCGGAGGAGCGCGACCCCGATGCCGGTGGGCTGGAAAGCGGGCGCGCGAAGTTCTTCAGAGAGACAAAAGAGGTCTGTGAGGACGTGACGACGGCGGTCGATGCGACCCTGCGGGAGGGACGGTTCCCGCTCGTTCTGGGCGGCGACCACTCTATCGGCATCGGTACCATTTCCGGTGCGGCCCGCGAGGACGAGGAACTGGGCGTCATCTGGTTCGATGCGCACGGCGATTTCAACACACCGGAGACCACACCCAGCGGGAACATCCACGGGATGTCGCTGGCGGCCGTCCTCGGTCTCGGTGAGTTTTCGAACCACGAGTGGGCGCACACGCCGGCAGTGAGCGAGGAAAACATCGTCATCGTCGGGCTTCGAGACGTGGACGACGAGGAACGCCGGCTGATCGAAGAAAGCGACATCACGGCATACACGATGTCTGATATCGATGCCCGGAGCGCACCGGAGGTCGTCGACGAGGCACTGGAAATCGCCACTGATGGGACGGACGGGATACACGTCTCGCTCGACCTCGACTGGCTCGACCCGACGGAAGCCCCCGGCGTCGGGACGCCGGTTCGTGGCGGTGTCTCCTACCGCGAGGCCCACATCGCGATGGAGTACGTCGCCGAACAGCACGACCAGCTGCGCTCGATGGAACTGGTCGAGGTGAACCCGATTCTCGACGAGCACAACCGCACTGCCGAACTG includes:
- the rocF gene encoding arginase, which translates into the protein MEQQVRVLGVPMDLGADRRGVDMGPSAIRYGGLADQLSDIGIDCIDGGDIAVPRPEERDPDAGGLESGRAKFFRETKEVCEDVTTAVDATLREGRFPLVLGGDHSIGIGTISGAAREDEELGVIWFDAHGDFNTPETTPSGNIHGMSLAAVLGLGEFSNHEWAHTPAVSEENIVIVGLRDVDDEERRLIEESDITAYTMSDIDARSAPEVVDEALEIATDGTDGIHVSLDLDWLDPTEAPGVGTPVRGGVSYREAHIAMEYVAEQHDQLRSMELVEVNPILDEHNRTAELACELVASAFGKRVL